The DNA segment TCCAAAACTCCCAAAGCGTCATCAAAACCGGATGTTTCCACCCTGATATCACCATATTTTTCAAAAAAATGCCATACGGCATTTAACATATCCGAATCCCCACCGACAAAAAGAAGAGAGAGCATAATATCAGTCCCATATACAACACTCAAGAACTTAATAATTACCACACTATTATATTTGGATTATATTACTACGATAAAAATGTCAGATTAATTCATTAAAGTTAAAAAAAATAGATTATCTTCTTCTGTAGACATTAAGCCCTATTTTTATATCTTCGTTTTCAGGAACCGAAATATTCCCTTCAGTCGATGCAACAGTTATAGACTTGCCTGATTTGGATGCCCCGAATTCCTTTGAGAGGTCAACCTTTATCATCAGAACATTTCCCGAAACTGACATTTCAACGTTTTTCATATCTGAGATATAAGATGTCCCACTATATCAATAAAGAGCAGGCACGGTGAAAGTAAATAACAGGCAAATAAGACTTATGCCCAGACTATAATCAAATATCAGGAGATTTAACCTGTTTATCTAAATTCCTGTAGGCGTAAAGAACGTCTGTCGCATTGGCGAATATGTTTTCCCGGCCGATAAGATCAAAAAATCCGTCTTTCTCCATTTTGTTGAACACAGGGCCTACAATGTCGCATATGACAAAAGTAATGCCTCTTTTCTCAAGCTCATAATATACTTCTTTTAAGGCTTCGGAAGAGGTGTAATCAACATCTCCGATATTTGCGGCAGACAGGCAGAACCACTTCAGGTGAGGCCTGGCAGTAATCGCAAGCGTCACAACCTCACGTGTAAACATACTCTCATTTGCAAAATAGAGATTCGAGCCGAAACGATATATCAAAAGACCTTCTTCCGCCTGCAAACCTTCCGAAAGAGAAGTTGGTCTCCATGCACCGCGAGGTGTAGTTACAAGAAGCGAATTTAAAGGCCGGTAGCTGTGGCGCAGATGGGCTACAATAGAAAATGCAACCGCTATCCCAAGACCTTCCCCCACGCCAAACAAAACAACGGACACTGCTGCAATCAGGGCAACAATAAACTCTACCGGCCTTAAATGAAAAACGGTTATCATTCCTTTAATATCTATCAGTTTAAGGCCGATTACAAAAACAACTGACGCAAGAACTGCCTGCGGAAGATAAGACAAAGGCTTCGTAATAAATACCAGGACAGCTGCTACGACACAGACAGCAACAAGCTGGGACAACTGGGTCCTTCCGCCTGCACTGTCGACCATCTCAGTCTTTGTAGGGCTTCCGTTTACAACAAAAGTCCCGGAAATCCCGGCTGCCGCATTTGAAAAGCCGAGAGCGAGAAGGTCTGTATTTTCGTCATACTTCTCCGAATATTTAAGGGCATAGGCACGTGATGTTGCAGCACTTTGTGCAAGTATAACAAGAAAACAAGCAACCGAAATTTCAACAACTCCTAAAAGATTCTCATAAGGAATAACAGGTAGTGAAATCTGCGGAAGTCCTCCCTGAAATTCACCTAAAAGCTTTATCCCGTAGACTTCAGGACTTGTTATCCAGCCTGCAAATGTCGTTAAAACAACCGCTATAAGTGCACCCGGTATTCTGCTGTCAAAATACCCTGCGGAAACTATGAACGCCACAACACATAATGACAGGATTAATGTAGGTATATTGATGCTTAAAAGACTGTTGAAAATTGATTCCAGGCTGTATATGGAGCCGTCAGACGTA comes from the Methanomicrobium sp. W14 genome and includes:
- a CDS encoding SulP family inorganic anion transporter, producing MAGFKNFVNKIKNYPYLSALLPLKKSQVPVEIIAGITFASLAIPEVMGYTSIAGMPVVTGLYTMLLPMLVFAFLGSSRHLVVGADSATAAIIAGGLIVYAVPKSSEYVAYAGVVAIISAVLLITAGILKLGFIADFLSKTVLIGFLTGIGIQISLGQIGVMLGGSSTSDGSIYSLESIFNSLLSINIPTLILSLCVVAFIVSAGYFDSRIPGALIAVVLTTFAGWITSPEVYGIKLLGEFQGGLPQISLPVIPYENLLGVVEISVACFLVILAQSAATSRAYALKYSEKYDENTDLLALGFSNAAAGISGTFVVNGSPTKTEMVDSAGGRTQLSQLVAVCVVAAVLVFITKPLSYLPQAVLASVVFVIGLKLIDIKGMITVFHLRPVEFIVALIAAVSVVLFGVGEGLGIAVAFSIVAHLRHSYRPLNSLLVTTPRGAWRPTSLSEGLQAEEGLLIYRFGSNLYFANESMFTREVVTLAITARPHLKWFCLSAANIGDVDYTSSEALKEVYYELEKRGITFVICDIVGPVFNKMEKDGFFDLIGRENIFANATDVLYAYRNLDKQVKSPDI